From the genome of Triticum aestivum cultivar Chinese Spring chromosome 1A, IWGSC CS RefSeq v2.1, whole genome shotgun sequence:
AACCAGCGACTCTGGCTTCAACTCTGCAGTAAGAAGAAAAAACTTATCACAGTGGAGCTTCGGGATCTGGATTCTCTCCTAACTAACAAGACTGGGGAAATTGCAAGACTACTCCGCCGATCAATGTAACAGAGAAAATTGCTAGAATTCTCCACCGATCAGTGTTCTGATACAAAAGAGACATATTCCATTGCAAAAAGGGGATTATTCGCCACGTAAATTTACTACAGGAGATATTTGATGTGGTTGGTGCTGCAAGCGAAAGGCTGGAGCTCCACCATAAGTTCGTCTTGGTATAGTAAATAGCACACTGTTGCTGTTGCTATGAACCTCAGAAACTTACACTCAGAGCGATCTGCTGGCTTAGCAGGGACAGAAAGTTCGTCCTTCAACATAAAAGAGAGATCATGCATCTGAGACATCAATTTCTCCACATTTGCATTGCCAGCTTCTGATTTTGGTCTGGAGTTACTGTCATGACTTGTTGCAGGCAATGCATCAACATCACCCATCTGCTGCATTACGCCCATCCTGCACATGGTGAAAACGTGTAATATGTGATCAATCATATATCACGAACGGGATTGAGTGAGATACTAAACATTATACAACATGGCCTGCAATATATCTCACAACCAACCATTCACCTACTTCGTTCTGGCAATTGTAAGGATGAATTGACCTAAAAAAGGAgcaaaatgcaacaacaaataggCACGCGACTAAGGGTGCTGCTTGCTGGTCAGAAATTCAGAACCAGGTTATGAAGTGGATTATTGGTAGTGTGGCTTCAAATGGTTTACCACTGAAAAATAACACGAATTTTGAACCTATGGCTCAATGTAAACATAGAAAGAAAGCCCCAGGAAACAGGATATtcggaaaaaaaaactaaaaacagtTCAAAATTTTCTGAATTTAGTGGAAAGAAAAATGTGTGTTCTAAATGCCACGCGTATTACGTTTTGGGCCACATTTGCGTGTATACGTGCGATACGAAGGGCCGATGCCTGCACGACCGGTTCCCATAGACATGCCACTCCAGGTTTTCTTAAGAGAAGTCGCCACTCTAGGTTCTCTTAAGAGAAGTCATGCCATGACCAAAGATGGAGAAGTCCAGGACTTGCATGCCTAGAAGAAAGATGGAGGACGGTGCCCACCAACCAAGACCCCTATATAAGGGCGTCCCCATGAAACGATTTAGGACCTTCAACCTCTTGAAAACACTAGAAGTGTAGTTTAGCATATTATTAAATCCGATCCTGATATCCCGCCAAGATCATCCATCACCATTTCTGGCGGCTTGACCCTCAACTCGCCAGATACGCGCCATTGTGCATCTCCGTTGTAATTCATATTTGATATAATCCCATGTAAGCATGAGTAGGCTTGTTACTCGCCACgcgaaggcccgaacctgggtaaaacttgtgCCCCCTGTCCATCTAGTAACCTGAGGTGACATCATACAAATCCACATACGTTCACCATATTTATGTTAAGTACATCATGAAACACCATTGACAGCTGACGCCGAAAATGGGGAACCTCGCGCTACTAGATCGGATATGCCGTATTTAGCCTATCATCAAACTTGAACTCCACTATCTTCGCCGACACAATCGCCTTTTCTATCTTCACCGATATCATTGGCTCCACAGGGCGAATACATCAACCCTACTTCACACGATGAAGACAGAAACCAGGCTATGGGCGGCGGTGGGTGTGAGAGGTCTAGCATTTTGCTTCCGGCGATGGTCGCACCTAGATATTAGAGGCATCATGTCGTAATTCCCAAGTGTTGCCCTTCTTATGGCTTGTACAAACTCTTCTTTCAATCAGTGCATTGAGTAGCAAGGCTTTTACATTTTCTCGAGAGAAAAGAAGTTGCTAAGTAACTAAACATTTGTTAAAATATATCATAAGTTAGCAATGATTGGATCCAATATTCCCTGAATACTAATGTGTTTACCAAATACGAAATCAAGGCATTGCGTTCACAAAAGCTACACCTGGGCTCATCAAAGTCCAGTATGAATTGTTACCAGCACAAGTCGAACAAACAAGTTGCCTAAACCATTCTAGTAAACCTATTAGTATACATCCTTGTATTTCATATGATGGAAGCTCAGATGAAACATACCAGTGACAGTGATAGCTGCAGCGCACAAGCTTAGTTTAGACTAATCTTTACACGCAGAAACAACTAGTTGCCTACCTGTGCCGAAATTTGGGCTTTGCCATGAAAATAACAAGGAAAATGGTGCCAACCTTCTGCAAAAAACACTTACAGGGTGCCAAGCTATGATGCATAAATAAGGATCTGGGCTTGTCTAGCCTTGGTCCTCAAGTTAAAAACTACACATTTATTTGACCATTTCTATATTGCTTTAGAAGCATCAAGCATAATTAATCAAGTATACAGTAATCCCCAATCTATGAACACAAGAATATGCACTCAGCTTAAAAAATGTACACTATCACTAACCTTTCGTGTTCACCAGGTGGAGCTGCATTTGCTTCATTAGAATTATCTTGTTTATTATGTATTTGGCGTTGGGATGGAGCAGACTGTGCAAAGCTTCCAAATTCCATCCCTGTCATATCAGCCGTCAATACTGAGGGTTTACCAGACAATGGAGCACCTGGCCGACCTTGTAAGCTTGTTTCCAGCTCAGGAGAGTTTTTGAAATCTTGCCATTCATCAAATGGGTCATTATTTGCATTTATCTGCTCAAGGTTCTTAAACTGCTCTGTATGGCTTGAAGACCACAAGTCCACAGGTTCAGTTCCTGAAGGATCTTTGACGAACTGTCCTTCCACAGGAATTTTCATATTTCCCTGTGCTTGACCAAAACTAGCAAAATCTTGCCATGTATCGGGTGAGTCATGAATTCCACTAACATCTTTGCTGCAGCTGTTAGATTCCTTGATATTGCTGGTTAGCCACAAATCCATGGAGTCAATTTCTTTAGCAGGCACAGACGAGGCACCAGTCATTTCTCTCCCAAGATTAGATATGTTTTCCTGTTGGTGACGTGGTGCGGCAACATCTTGCCAAATATCAAATGTATTGTCTTCCATATTTGTTGAAACTATATTTGTAGTTTTGTTACTGCTGACATTTGCTGGTAATTGCACAGGGCCAGTTCCATCAAGCTGCTCAAATGAAATATCCATTAGTTCACCACCTGCATTATATGAACTTTGCTGTGTTTGATCTGAACCAGCAAAACCTTGCCAATCATCCAGCATGATATTATTCCTATTCACCAAGCCAGTATTACTTGATTCCCTAGTATTTTCTGTGAACCATGAGTCCACATCTATTTCTCTGTGACTCACATGTGAAACTTCCGTCAATTTTTCAGCTTCATTGAATGAAGCAACCTGTGCTTGACCAGGGGTGGTAAAATCTTGCCAGTCATCAAAAGAATCATCAGTTTGCTCAACAATTTCTGTAGAATTATGTTCTTTGACATTACCAACAGGCCATAAATCAACAGCATGAGCTTCTAAAGAATGTTCTAGCTCTGCAACTGGATTTCCCAAACCATCTCCTTGACCACTCGATGATCCTTCCACCAGGTTCACTGAATCTCCTTGAGCAGAACTTTGTGCAAAAGCTTGCCAATCATCAGAATCTGCAACATTGTTGGATGATTCTGTGCTTCTTATGGGCAAGGGGTCCGTTCCTTTTATTTGTGAGGAGTCGCTCACAAAAGGCCTCTCTGTATGCTCTCCGACATCTGATAGTGTGCCCTGATTTCCACCTTCTGTAAATTCTTGCCAGTCATCAAAAGCTTCATCAGTACTGACTCCGATGTCACTCCTTCCAGACAATCCACTGCTCTCAACTGAATTCTTGTTAAGGGAGGACCCGGTGAACTCAGCAACATTGTTTCCAGCAACCATCCTAACGTTAGTCTCTGCATTAGCTGGGACAGCCTTTTGAACGGAAAGGTTGTCTACATTTAATGCTGAAGCTAAATCTTCTGATTCTATGTTTGTTTGATTTCCAGCAGCTAATACCGGTCTGATGGCAGTCCCAGAAACTGGAAAATTAGAAGGCTCGGCAACTGAAGCGCTCTTAAATAGGTCCAGTTGCTTAGAGTCTCCAACAACACTCTCTGAGCCAGTAGACTGAAAGTGAGCATCCCAATTTGCAAATGCCGTAGTAGCTTCCATTTGATTTGTGCTTTGAGAACCTGTTTTTGTCCCAAAGGAATCAAAGCCTTTCGATGTAATATGCATCTCTGAGCTACTGGATTCATGACTTCTGCTATGCTTTTCCTGCACTATAGTATGAGTTGGAGGAAGAGCAGCAGCGGTGGCAGCTATCTCCTTTTTCCTTTCAATGGAAAATGAGTCCAGGTTAACACCAGGCAAATTTAGTGTGCATGCAACTGATGGTTGTTTGTTGCTTGTGGAACTTCCAGATATTTCCCTATTCTCTGGGGGGAAAGTAAGTTTTAAGTCCAGAAGATCAGATAAGACCAACCCACTCTTTGGTGTCTCCTTGCTTTTATTTGAATCCGTAGAGTCGCCATCAAATTCTACGAGAGCCTGAATGAGGGGCAAAAACAACCATCAGTTACAGATAGCACCAGGGTTAAGATTCAGATATCAGACTATGTATCCTGCATACACAGTTTAAAGACAGAAGGGAACTCTAGTGAGATCTTGGAGAGGTAAATACCAACAACAGAGATGCCTTAACTTTCATTGATCTAGACTCCACAAGATCAACCGAGTTTAATGGGAGCTCAAGCTTACTGAAACTATGCAGATTCCAGTATTACAATGGTAAGTAAGAGCCATGCTCTCGATGGCACATGCAGCACATGCTCTAGAAATGGCTTTAAATCGTCCATGTGGTGAGTGACCGAGTAAGCACCCAAACAACTACATGGTATATAGCTATATTAGTCACAATACATCTAGATAAGCATGTTGACAGATTTACTAAAATACGAATCATACTTTAGACAGCATTTGAGACAACTAATGCATGGTTCCTAAACATTTGTGTCATTCAACATCGGGCGTGACATCAAACACTGTGTCAATTGAACCACTGTTATATGTTATAAATCTTAATAAATCTATATAGATCTAGATTTATTAACTTTGAGAAATATGTGATAAGACAGATTCGCTTAGGCCACAATGGAGATAAATCTATATCGTTTCAGCTTCTTGGTCAGAAAATATGTGCCCTAGGGCATGTATGAGGAAGCTTTGTAGGGCAGCTTCCCTGTTGCTTTTACCAAAAAAAATGAAAGGAGAGAAAATGCTTCTCCATTGGTCTAGTATAAGGCAGAACTTGTTGTAATGGTCAAGCAATCATATCTGAGAGGCATAGGCTCCTCCCTTGGACGATCTTTGGGTCTACAAATCATCAAGTGCTAAACCCCAGGTTAGTAAATACGGCAGGACCAAGACTAATTAGATACTAGACATGCATCTACTTTAGGGAACTGAAGCTGCGGAAAACAGTTTCTCAACAGCTCTCCAATTTAAGCTGCGGCTTAATAAGAAAAGCTTCTAGTTTCCAACTTGATGTAACTGAGGTTTCTCACATTCTTGAGAATATGCTGTTATAAGGTCATTGTGAAGCAGCACAAGGTTGTGGAGGaacaactccaccttgctgctacaaagTGTACAGCACTAGTGTTGAAGGAACTACTTCGACGTGATGCGCTAGATAAGATATCGCTCTAGAGGCAAATATAGGCCGATACTGCAGCAGGAGTTCACTCCAAAACTCCTAGAACACAAGTAATAATagaagatcttagataagaacaccAGGTTCATAGGTAGTGGGTACATGGGCTGAGTTACAAACTAGTagtgaggacctctatttataggcttTGTGAAGCCTTCACATCTCAACTTAAACTCATAAATAGAAGATCCGAGAAAACATTACTTAAGGTTCAGCTTCTACTCGCAGCTAGAACACTCCGAAACCATTATTTAAAGGTTAagaaaacaaacaaataaaacaacaTATGACTTAACGACCAATTTATCTAGAATGGGGTAGAAGCATCTAGAAGCTTCTGGTTTTTTTCTTTACTTTTATATATTGTACCTCATCCCATTGTTTCCAAACACATAAGGTATATATCATAAGAAGGACTATGGAACTTCTAGATCAATAATTCACCTAAAGTAATGCAGTTGTCTTCTAGGAGAGCGGAATCAAGCAAGAAATTTCCAATTAGGCTACTCAGATCACACAAAAATAAATTGCACAGAACAGGTACTAAAATCCAGTGGGAGGCTCAACCGTCGCATCATGAATAAACCGAGTTAGGGAAGGATTGCTAAGATACCGTTGCTACAGCCCTGTGAAGCAAACAGTTTTTCAATTCTATGAATTATTTTGTGGAAGAAACATGCAAAAAAGGTTACTCCTAttatatggatcggagggagtattaacATAAGGAATGGTTGTATTGAAAAAGAAACTGGAAATTGGTGACCTGGCAACGTTTTCCTATTAGACCATAAAATGATTAATTTCAAATGCATTCTGTACATTACACTTTCTTCACAACAACAAAAAAATATCCTACATAATAAGCTAATAACTCTGAAAAAGAGGAATTGCATTGCAGTTGAAAAGACTCAGATTTAACTACAATACGCATGTTGGAGAACATGTCCTGTGCTTGATAGTATGACATCACTTTCTTTTTAGTTATATAATCCTAGTGGCCTAGACGAGAATTTCTTTCATGACTAAATTGGGAAATCCAATTCCACAGGTCCAAGCCACATCTTCTGCTACAAACAAAGACTTGTTTGCAGTTCCTCCATTTCTCTTTTAAACTTCTAGTTCCTTCTTTGGAAGAAAAAGAAACAGCAAACGTCTCTAAACTCAAATGGCACTCGCAATTCTGCCAAATTTTCCATCTTATTACATCCACATAAAAGAAAGCCTCATTTCCATGGTTCAGCTTTATAAACAAGCATCCCATTATTTCGACTTAGTGCTTCCCTATTTCCACATGAACCCTGCCACTAGAGATCTTAAGGGAAGAGACCGAAATGCCAAATCTACGGCTTTCCACTACGAAGGAACGGCATTCCACTGGTATAACAATAACAGATCGATGGAAACAAACGAAGCCAGAAAAGGAGCTCACAGATCCATCAAGCCGGAGCGAACCGAGGAGCCACTGGTAGGCCGCACTGCCTCGGAAGGCGATGTCATCGCCCTCCCCACGCCTAGGGGACCCGCAGTAGACGCAGACGGCGGACTGCGCGCCGCGGAGGAGGCCACCCGCCGCGCCGCAGCGCCCGCACAGGAGCTCCGGTGAGGCATCGGGGTCGAAGGCAGCGACGGCGTCGGCGACGGAGGGGAAGGGAGGGGCAGGGGGCGCGGCCGTGGTGCCCTCCCGAATGGAGGATAGGAGG
Proteins encoded in this window:
- the LOC123061006 gene encoding uncharacterized protein, encoding MEIPTATIHRLLSSIREGTTAAPPAPPFPSVADAVAAFDPDASPELLCGRCGAAGGLLRGAQSAVCVYCGSPRRGEGDDIAFRGSAAYQWLLGSLRLDGSALVEFDGDSTDSNKSKETPKSGLVLSDLLDLKLTFPPENREISGSSTSNKQPSVACTLNLPGVNLDSFSIERKKEIAATAAALPPTHTIVQEKHSRSHESSSSEMHITSKGFDSFGTKTGSQSTNQMEATTAFANWDAHFQSTGSESVVGDSKQLDLFKSASVAEPSNFPVSGTAIRPVLAAGNQTNIESEDLASALNVDNLSVQKAVPANAETNVRMVAGNNVAEFTGSSLNKNSVESSGLSGRSDIGVSTDEAFDDWQEFTEGGNQGTLSDVGEHTERPFVSDSSQIKGTDPLPIRSTESSNNVADSDDWQAFAQSSAQGDSVNLVEGSSSGQGDGLGNPVAELEHSLEAHAVDLWPVGNVKEHNSTEIVEQTDDSFDDWQDFTTPGQAQVASFNEAEKLTEVSHVSHREIDVDSWFTENTRESSNTGLVNRNNIMLDDWQGFAGSDQTQQSSYNAGGELMDISFEQLDGTGPVQLPANVSSNKTTNIVSTNMEDNTFDIWQDVAAPRHQQENISNLGREMTGASSVPAKEIDSMDLWLTSNIKESNSCSKDVSGIHDSPDTWQDFASFGQAQGNMKIPVEGQFVKDPSGTEPVDLWSSSHTEQFKNLEQINANNDPFDEWQDFKNSPELETSLQGRPGAPLSGKPSVLTADMTGMEFGSFAQSAPSQRQIHNKQDNSNEANAAPPGEHERMGVMQQMGDVDALPATSHDSNSRPKSEAGNANVEKLMSQMHDLSFMLKDELSVPAKPADRSECKFLRFIATATVCYLLYQDELMVELQPFACSTNHIKYLL